In Calditrichota bacterium, the genomic window ATCAGAAGCCGATCTCTACCGAGGTGACATGGATGCTGCCCAGGTCGCCATAGTCGGCAAGGGCGTAGTCGAAGCGCACGTTCATCCCCGACACCGGCAGGCGCAACCCGCCGCCAAAGGAAAAGGTGGCCAGGTCGTAGTTCTGCTTGTAACCCGCGCGCAAGGCCAGGATGTTGCGCCACTCGTATTCGAGGCCGTACTTGGCGCGCATTGGGTTGTCGAACGCGTCGTTCACCTCGCACACCCACGTGAGGCGGCTGGCAGAGCTCTTCACCATGAAGGCCTTCGATCCCACCAGATCCAGCGCGACACCCATCTGGAAACTGACCGGCATAGGGTAGTCGTCCACCATGAACTTGGCGTCCAGGTTGCGGTTGCCGACACCGGGCTGATCCGGGCGCGGCTCATAGGAGAAGGTCTGGAGTGGCCCATCATCCATAGCCATGTTCGGGCCGAAATTGGTGATGCTCATGCCCACGCGTAGGCCGCTGAGCCCTGGGCTGAATAACAGCCCCAGATCCCCACAGTAGCCATCTGCCTTCTCTTGCCAGATCTGCTCGTGTACGTAGCGCCCGGTCACGCCAAAGGTGACGCGGTCGGTGAGCATGCGAGAGTAACTCAGACTGACGGCCATGTTGTAGCTGGAGAAGAAAAGGCCGGTACCGTCAGGGCTTTCCACGGTGGTCTTCTCGATCTTGCCCAAGTCCACATAGTCAAGGGCAACGCCGAAGACGTTGTTGCCACCCGTGGGAATTACCACCCCCACGAACTGGTGGGAGATATCCGCATAGAGGTTGACGTTGTGATAGGTGACGGTCAGACGGTCGAAGAACGACAGGCCAGCCGGGTTCCACTTCAGGGCCGAGGCATCGTTGGCAAGGGCAGTGAAGGCGCCCGCCAGGCCCACTGCCCGCGCCCCCACCTCGAGGTTGAGGAAGTTGGCCGCCGTGGTACCCACCTTGTGCACCTCTCCCTGGGCAAAGAGTGGCCCCGGAGCGACAATCGTCGCTGCAAGTAGGAGAACAATCGTCTTTCTCATGTCCTCGGTCTCCTTTGCCTCATTCACTTAACAACAGCCAACTTCCCGATCTTGGT contains:
- a CDS encoding PorV/PorQ family protein, with translation MRKTIVLLLAATIVAPGPLFAQGEVHKVGTTAANFLNLEVGARAVGLAGAFTALANDASALKWNPAGLSFFDRLTVTYHNVNLYADISHQFVGVVIPTGGNNVFGVALDYVDLGKIEKTTVESPDGTGLFFSSYNMAVSLSYSRMLTDRVTFGVTGRYVHEQIWQEKADGYCGDLGLLFSPGLSGLRVGMSITNFGPNMAMDDGPLQTFSYEPRPDQPGVGNRNLDAKFMVDDYPMPVSFQMGVALDLVGSKAFMVKSSASRLTWVCEVNDAFDNPMRAKYGLEYEWRNILALRAGYKQNYDLATFSFGGGLRLPVSGMNVRFDYALADYGDLGSIHVTSVEIGF